One region of Salvelinus sp. IW2-2015 linkage group LG6.1, ASM291031v2, whole genome shotgun sequence genomic DNA includes:
- the arsia gene encoding arylsulfatase I, protein MAVSALTGFSVVSLLSLGYLSWDFMRPNQVENESVPNFRDRSPVPHPPHIIFIMTDDQGFNDIGYHGSDIQTPTLDKLAADGVKLENYYIQPICTPSRSQLITGRYQIHTGLQHSIIRPRQPNCLPFDQVTLPQRLQEAGYSTHMVGKWHLGFYKKECLPTRRGFDSYFGSLTGSVDYYTYKSCDGPGMCGFDLHEGETVAWGQGGKYSTHLYTQRVRKILAAHDPQAQPLFIYLSFQAVHTPLQSPREYIYPYRGLGNVARRKYAAMVSAVDEAVRNVTYALRKYGYYQNSVIIFSTDNGGQPFSGGSNWPLRGRKGTYWEGGVRGLGFVHSPLLRRKRRVSKALVHITDWYPTLVGLAGGNASQTEGLDGYDMWGAISEEKESPRLEILHNIDPLYNPARSGSLQSGYGIWNTAIQASIRAGDWKLLTGDPGYGDWTPPPMLPGFPGSWWNLERHLEPQKSVWLFNISGDPYERYDLAEQRPDVVKELLARLVFYNRTSVPVRYPSEDPRGDPDLNEGAWGPWVGDEEEDHWNGVYHKKTKDGKKYKLSKTKSFFRRLNTRIMSNRI, encoded by the exons ATGGCAGTGTCAGCTCTAACCGGATTCTCCGTGGTCAGTTTGCTCAGTCTCGGCTACCTGTCGTGGGACTTTATGAGACCGAACCAGGTGGAGAACGAGTCAGTTCCGAACTTTCGAGACCGGTCGCCGGTACCGCATCCCCCTCACATCATCTTCATCATGACGGACGACCAGGGATTCAACGATATCGGTTACCACGGCTCCGACATCCAGACACCGACGCTGGATAAACTGGCCGCGGATGGAGTGAAGCTGGAGAACTATTACATACAGCCCATATGCACGCCATCTCGCAGTCAGCTGATCACCGGCAG GTACCAGATCCACACTggcctgcagcactccatcatccGACCCCGTCAGCCCAACTGCCTTCCCTTTGACCAGGTCACCCTTCCCCAGAGACTGCAGGAGGCTGGCTACTCCACCCATATGGTAGGCAAGTGGCACCTGGGCTTTTACAAGAAGGAGTGCCTGCCCACCCGCCGAGGCTTTGACTCCTACTTCGGTTCWTTGACAGGCAGCGTGGATTACTACACCTACAAGTCATGTGACGGCCCAGGGATGTGTGGTTTTGACCTCCACGAGGGGGAGACGGTGGCATGGGGTCAGGGGGGGAAGTACTCCACCCATCTGTACACCCAGAGGGTGAGGAAGATCTTAGCTGCCCACGACCCTCAGGCACAGCCACTGTTTATATACCTCTCCTTCCAGGCGGTGCACACACCTCTCCAGTCCCCGCGGGAATACATCTATCCATACCGCGGCCTGGGCAACGTGGCCAGGAGGAAATATGCAGCCATGGTGTCGGCTGTAGACGAAGCGGTGAGGAATGTGACCTATGCCCTTCGTAAGTATGGCTACTACCAGAACAGTGTCATCATATTCTCCACTGACAACGGAGGCCAGCCCTTCTCCGGGGGTAGCAACTGGCCTCTGAGGGGGCGTAAGGGCACCTACTGGGAGGGGGGCGTGAGGGGGCTGGGCTTTGTCCACAGCCCCCTGCTGAGGCGTAAGAGGAGGGTGAGCAAGGCCCTGGTGCACATCACCGACTGGTACCCCACGCTGGTTGGGTTGGCTGGGGGAAACGCGTCACAGACCGAGGGGCTAGATGGGTATGACATGTGGGGGGCCATCAGTGAGGAGAAGGAGTCCCCCCGACTGGAGATCCTCCATAACATCGACCCTCTCTACAACCCGGCCCGGAGCGGCTCCCTGCAGAGTGGCTATGGCATCTGGAACACAGCCATCCAGGCCTCCATCCGTGCAGGCGACTGGAAGCTCCTGACCGGAGACCCCGGRTACGGAGACTGGACCCCGCCCCCGATGCTCCCGGGCTTTCCCGGCAGCTGGTGGAACCTGGAACGCCACCTGGAACCTCAGAAGTCAGTATGGCTCTTTAACATCAGCGGAGACCCGTACGAACGCTATGACCTGGCCGAGCAGCGACCGGACGTGGTCAAAGAGCTCCTGGCGCGGTTGGTGTTCTACAACCGGACTTCTGTCCCGGTGAGGTACCCCTCTGAGGACCCCAGGGGCGACCCAGACCTGAACGAGGGTGCGTGGGGACCGTGGGTgggggacgaggaggaggaccacTGGAACGGGGTTTACCACAAAAAGACCAAGGACGGGAAGAAGTACAAGCTGTCCAAAACCAAATCCTTCTTCAGGAGACTTAACACTAGAATCATGTCCAACCGGATATAG